One Keratinibaculum paraultunense genomic window carries:
- a CDS encoding SHOCT domain-containing protein: MIEAANHLPYNPQETNYTKITQEELQREVDYWRAYKILQRMLKAGLISEEEFNKIDKLNRKTFTPMYAQLMA; this comes from the coding sequence ATGATAGAGGCGGCTAATCATTTACCATATAACCCGCAGGAAACTAACTATACAAAGATAACGCAGGAGGAACTTCAAAGAGAGGTTGATTACTGGCGGGCATACAAAATTCTGCAGAGGATGCTTAAGGCGGGACTGATTTCAGAAGAAGAATTCAACAAAATCGACAAGTTGAACCGCAAAACTTTCACGCCGATGTATGCACAGCTTATGGCCTAA